One Takifugu rubripes chromosome 2, fTakRub1.2, whole genome shotgun sequence genomic region harbors:
- the tedc1 gene encoding tubulin epsilon and delta complex protein 1 isoform X1, translating into MKRGKSAASVEMKQVIAALCRLLTATGLEVVPPPETFRRAKFGGGPDVEGQLLQLLMEILQTFGTVSCKDGMEGGELRKQVIAGLWQTGYYGAWMYKGSGDKGHGGERSTSRDLLLALGWLIATGSLEKLLTKRVQQLDKMLLTPTHGSLQLSSELHFDPASLRRLQWLTGCLRHQGWSLLSMQEERAHLLHAVVLGLLPSSISFCNQSSPLIKEDCMCIWQLCDLLEAYLSWKKAETIFWTWMDSVFDSSLTDPLVEKLPCVPDGRRECYHGKRGLETLEEMLLTLPRVQTQERRNREKPEDSGQGGKFSGREDGPFLPPLLFPLLSVPSFLQVYRPRLKSVNSSNRPAENATRDCRLPDELRISEAQQLLQCTKTLLWDRKLRHRLANRLQMQELIDRLHGLVLIPP; encoded by the exons ATGAAGCGAGGTAAATCCGCAGCAAGCGTGGAAATGAAGCAGGTGATCGCGGCTCTGTGTAGACTGCTGACAGCCACTGGACTGGAGGTTGTGCCCCCACCGGAGACCTTCAGGCGGGCTAAATTTGGCGGTGGACCTGATGTG GAAGGTCAGTTGCTGCAGCTCCTCATGGAGATCCTGCAAACATTTGGGACTGTTTCCTGTAAGGACGGCATGGAAGGTG GTGAACTCAGAAAACAGGTCATTGCCGGCCTCTGGCAGACTGGATACTATGGTGCTTGGATGTATAAAGGGTCGGGGGACAAAGGGCACGGAGGAGAGAGGTCGACCAGCAGAGACCTGCTCCTGGCACTGGGTTGGCTCATCGCTACAGGATCATTGGAGAAACTGCTCACAAAGAGAGTCCAGCAGTTGGACAAAATGCTGCTCACGCCTACACAC GGCAGTCTTCAGCTCTCCAGCGAGCTTCATTTTGACCCTGCATCCCTGAGGAGACTTCAGTGGCTGACTGGCTGTTTGAGACACCAGGGTTGGAGTTTACTGTCCATGCAGGAAGAAAGAGCTCATTTGCTTCACGCA GTTGTGTTGGGCCTTCTCCCTTCCTCCATATCTTTTTGCAATCAAAGCTCACCACTGATAAAGGAG gatTGCATGTGCATTTGGCAGCTCTGTGACCTCCTTGAAGCATACCTGTCCTGGAAAAAAGCAGAGACCATTTTCTGGACCTGGATG GACAGTGTGTTCGACTCCAGTTTGACAGATCCACTGGTCGAGAAGCTGCCGTGTGTGCCTGATGGAAGAAGAGAGTGTTATCATGGAAAGCGAGGGCTGGAAACTCTGGAGGAAATGCTGTTAACACTGCCCAGAGTACAG ACACAAGAGAGGAGGAACAGGGAGAAGCCAGAGGACAGTGGACAAGGTGGGAAGTTCTCGGGGAGAGAAGACGgcccctttcttcctcctctgctcttcccaCTCCTGTCAGTACCTTCCTTCCTCCAGGTCTACCGACCCAGACTCAAAAGTGTGAACTCTAGCAACCGCCCAGCAGAGAATGCGACCAGAGACTGCAGACTTCCAGATGAGCTGCGGATATCTGAGgctcagcagctgcttcagtgCACAAAGACTCTGCTGTGGGACAGAAAGCTGAGACATAGACTTGCCAATCGGTTGCAAATGCAGGAGCTAATTGATAGGCTGCACGGCTTGGTGTTGATACCTCCATAG
- the tedc1 gene encoding tubulin epsilon and delta complex protein 1 isoform X2 codes for MKRGKSAASVEMKQVIAALCRLLTATGLEVVPPPETFRRAKFGGGPDVEGQLLQLLMEILQTFGTVSCKDGMEGELRKQVIAGLWQTGYYGAWMYKGSGDKGHGGERSTSRDLLLALGWLIATGSLEKLLTKRVQQLDKMLLTPTHGSLQLSSELHFDPASLRRLQWLTGCLRHQGWSLLSMQEERAHLLHAVVLGLLPSSISFCNQSSPLIKEDCMCIWQLCDLLEAYLSWKKAETIFWTWMDSVFDSSLTDPLVEKLPCVPDGRRECYHGKRGLETLEEMLLTLPRVQTQERRNREKPEDSGQGGKFSGREDGPFLPPLLFPLLSVPSFLQVYRPRLKSVNSSNRPAENATRDCRLPDELRISEAQQLLQCTKTLLWDRKLRHRLANRLQMQELIDRLHGLVLIPP; via the exons ATGAAGCGAGGTAAATCCGCAGCAAGCGTGGAAATGAAGCAGGTGATCGCGGCTCTGTGTAGACTGCTGACAGCCACTGGACTGGAGGTTGTGCCCCCACCGGAGACCTTCAGGCGGGCTAAATTTGGCGGTGGACCTGATGTG GAAGGTCAGTTGCTGCAGCTCCTCATGGAGATCCTGCAAACATTTGGGACTGTTTCCTGTAAGGACGGCATGGAAG GTGAACTCAGAAAACAGGTCATTGCCGGCCTCTGGCAGACTGGATACTATGGTGCTTGGATGTATAAAGGGTCGGGGGACAAAGGGCACGGAGGAGAGAGGTCGACCAGCAGAGACCTGCTCCTGGCACTGGGTTGGCTCATCGCTACAGGATCATTGGAGAAACTGCTCACAAAGAGAGTCCAGCAGTTGGACAAAATGCTGCTCACGCCTACACAC GGCAGTCTTCAGCTCTCCAGCGAGCTTCATTTTGACCCTGCATCCCTGAGGAGACTTCAGTGGCTGACTGGCTGTTTGAGACACCAGGGTTGGAGTTTACTGTCCATGCAGGAAGAAAGAGCTCATTTGCTTCACGCA GTTGTGTTGGGCCTTCTCCCTTCCTCCATATCTTTTTGCAATCAAAGCTCACCACTGATAAAGGAG gatTGCATGTGCATTTGGCAGCTCTGTGACCTCCTTGAAGCATACCTGTCCTGGAAAAAAGCAGAGACCATTTTCTGGACCTGGATG GACAGTGTGTTCGACTCCAGTTTGACAGATCCACTGGTCGAGAAGCTGCCGTGTGTGCCTGATGGAAGAAGAGAGTGTTATCATGGAAAGCGAGGGCTGGAAACTCTGGAGGAAATGCTGTTAACACTGCCCAGAGTACAG ACACAAGAGAGGAGGAACAGGGAGAAGCCAGAGGACAGTGGACAAGGTGGGAAGTTCTCGGGGAGAGAAGACGgcccctttcttcctcctctgctcttcccaCTCCTGTCAGTACCTTCCTTCCTCCAGGTCTACCGACCCAGACTCAAAAGTGTGAACTCTAGCAACCGCCCAGCAGAGAATGCGACCAGAGACTGCAGACTTCCAGATGAGCTGCGGATATCTGAGgctcagcagctgcttcagtgCACAAAGACTCTGCTGTGGGACAGAAAGCTGAGACATAGACTTGCCAATCGGTTGCAAATGCAGGAGCTAATTGATAGGCTGCACGGCTTGGTGTTGATACCTCCATAG
- the LOC105418615 gene encoding uncharacterized protein: MRKTEQINEEAEEHKTIRLEMEEMIPRKTEDNENEVKRNQQLLKEVEKSKTDWDMLELVAEMSTKFEDGQGVMRHVEVLDQIKTKYKERLSAAFEKAQQLREGLKMVENKHHLEASQMGMKMSDLKVEKLQLQVTEETIDTEYDDVLDRKEEYFGPTQIEMAIVNIHDMVTPHSNKNDASDMKSMLETIQEFITDNYEILEQYKKQYGSLGKDK, translated from the exons ATG CGGAAGACTgaacaaataaatgaagaagcagaggagcaCAAGACAATCCGCCTTGAGATGGAAGAAATGATTCCGAGAAAAACAGAGGACAACGAAAATGAGGTAAAGAGAAATCAGCAGCTCCTCAAGGAGGTGGAGAAGTCCAAAACGGATTGGGACATGTTGGAGCTGGTGGCTGAAATGTCCACGAAGTTTGAAGACGGGCAGGGCGTTATGAGGCACGTGGAGGTTCTTGaccagataaaaacaaaatacaaagaGAGGCTGTCTGCAGCATTTGAGAAGGCTCAACAGCTGAGAGAGGGCCTCAAGATGGTGGAGAACAAACATCATTTGGAAGCATCACAGATGGGCATGAAGATGTCTGATCTCAAGGTAGAGAAGCTTCAACTGCAAGTGACAGAAGAAACCATAGACACAGAGTATGACGATGTGTTGGATAGAAAAGAAGAGTATTTTGGACCGACGCAGATTGAAATGGCAATCGTCAACATCCACGACATGGTGACACCCCATTCAAACAAGAATGACGCAAGTGACATGAAGAGCATGCTGGAAACAATCCAAGAATTCATCACAGATAACTATGAGATACTGGAGCAATACAAAAAACAATATGGAAGCCTGggaaaagacaaatga